The DNA window CAAGAATAGGCCAATTCCTTAACTATTAGCTATTAATTCTTGACTCTTAACTCTTAACTGATAACTGATGACTGATCACTGATCACTGATTTTACTGATTAAGGGATTTCTTCGGTTGTAGATTCTGTAGAATCGGGTTCAGGAGCCGTTGCCACTTTGACCATGGCATGACGTAAGACCTTTTCTCCTAATTGATAACCGTGCATTAGATCTTCAAGCACAGTTCCTTCAGGATAAGCATCCGTTGCCTCTCGCATCACGGCTTCATGTAAATTGGGGTCAAAAGGCTGCCCTTCTGGACGCATCACCGATACCCCCAGTTGTTTGAGAGAATCCACCATTAATTTATAAACCCCTTGGTAACTCTTGTGGATATTCATTTCCGAATCGGTTTGGGGTTTAATTTGGGATCTGGCGCGGTCAAAATTATCCACAACCGGAAGTAACTGTTTTAGGGTGGAACCTTTGATTGTGATTTCTAACTCTTCTTT is part of the Planktothrix serta PCC 8927 genome and encodes:
- the grpE gene encoding nucleotide exchange factor GrpE; this encodes MVPNSTANTPDELTGQSYSTSASEAPSFGDLEADATTPTESSSETSVGTDETATVAQTETTFGQEIESASDGLQQEVIALGSANASLKAQLEDVSGQYRRLAADFENFRKRTQKEKEELEITIKGSTLKQLLPVVDNFDRARSQIKPQTDSEMNIHKSYQGVYKLMVDSLKQLGVSVMRPEGQPFDPNLHEAVMREATDAYPEGTVLEDLMHGYQLGEKVLRHAMVKVATAPEPDSTESTTEEIP